Proteins co-encoded in one Cytophaga hutchinsonii ATCC 33406 genomic window:
- a CDS encoding PorP/SprF family type IX secretion system membrane protein, whose protein sequence is MSIRVKILAILLSLNSLLLNGQDVQFSQYYNTPLFSNPAFAGTGDNTRLGMHYRTQWTNIAKPYTTYAVWGDHAIESARSGIGLWIMRDAQGQTRTHSTEVNVSYSYLVPLESGWVFRPGLQAGFAVRDANYSSALFGDQIDNNGTTGAPSSDPILNASPSKLYPDIGAGGLVYNENFWFGLGINHLNTPNQSVTNTKGFDLPMRFNIQTGYKIMLNGGGGYRNYRPQGGKEISLTPTLNFKAQGANTQLDIGLYYTYDPIMIGLWYRGIPVLYNNGLPNNEALIPMIGYRHKGWSFTYSYDYTLSSLTNKQSAGSHEISLIYEFKVPYRKTAGIKRSIPCPNFQRTYQ, encoded by the coding sequence ATGAGCATACGCGTTAAAATACTTGCTATCCTGTTATCCTTAAATAGTTTACTATTGAACGGGCAGGATGTACAATTTTCACAATACTACAATACACCGCTTTTTTCCAATCCTGCTTTTGCAGGAACAGGTGATAATACCCGTTTAGGTATGCATTACCGAACGCAGTGGACCAATATTGCAAAGCCCTATACAACCTATGCTGTCTGGGGCGACCACGCGATTGAATCTGCCCGCAGCGGAATTGGCCTATGGATCATGCGCGATGCACAGGGACAAACCCGTACCCATTCAACAGAAGTTAATGTTTCTTATTCATACCTGGTACCATTGGAAAGCGGCTGGGTATTCAGACCAGGTTTACAGGCAGGATTTGCCGTTCGCGATGCAAATTATTCAAGTGCTTTATTCGGCGATCAGATAGACAATAACGGAACAACCGGAGCACCTTCTTCAGATCCGATTTTAAACGCTTCCCCATCAAAATTGTATCCGGACATCGGAGCGGGCGGATTGGTATACAATGAAAACTTCTGGTTTGGCTTAGGCATTAACCATTTAAATACACCCAATCAATCCGTAACCAATACCAAAGGATTTGATCTGCCGATGCGTTTCAACATACAGACCGGGTACAAAATTATGCTGAACGGCGGCGGCGGATACAGAAATTACCGGCCACAGGGAGGCAAAGAAATCAGCTTAACTCCAACTTTAAATTTTAAGGCACAAGGTGCAAATACACAGCTCGATATAGGTTTATATTACACCTATGATCCAATCATGATCGGGTTGTGGTACAGAGGCATTCCCGTTTTGTACAACAATGGCCTGCCAAACAATGAAGCACTAATCCCAATGATCGGTTACAGACATAAAGGCTGGAGTTTTACCTATAGCTACGACTATACGCTTTCATCGTTAACCAATAAACAAAGTGCCGGTTCACATGAAATATCGTTAATCTATGAATTTAAAGTACCCTATCGTAAGACGGCTGGAATCAAACGTTCGATTCCTTGTCCAAACTTCCAGCGTACCTATCAGTAG
- a CDS encoding CBU_0592 family membrane protein, giving the protein MTAIEIGVECAGWVGAILVLIAFFLISTNRVNANMPVFHWLNIFGAVGLIIHTLYNTAYPSAFVNVIWAGVAVYSLSNILKKR; this is encoded by the coding sequence ATGACAGCTATAGAAATTGGTGTGGAGTGTGCTGGCTGGGTGGGAGCCATATTGGTTTTGATTGCATTTTTCTTAATCTCAACAAATAGAGTCAATGCCAACATGCCGGTTTTTCATTGGTTGAATATTTTTGGCGCGGTTGGATTAATCATACATACGCTGTACAATACAGCTTACCCATCTGCATTTGTAAATGTAATCTGGGCAGGGGTTGCGGTATATTCGTTGAGCAACATCCTTAAAAAACGCTGA
- a CDS encoding STAS/SEC14 domain-containing protein, giving the protein MSKKYESECIKFYIEEGILYGIYLAPVLTLEVAQEVVKQRLLFAAGVTYPVLADIRNIKSVTSQARAFFAKPESNTFISAGALIVNNIFLETIGNIFIYLNKPSIPSRLFRNEQDAVKWLKTFL; this is encoded by the coding sequence ATGAGTAAAAAATATGAAAGTGAATGTATTAAATTTTATATCGAAGAGGGTATTTTATATGGTATTTACCTCGCTCCTGTATTAACACTGGAAGTTGCACAGGAAGTTGTTAAGCAGCGATTACTTTTTGCTGCCGGTGTTACCTATCCTGTGCTGGCAGACATCCGCAATATTAAATCCGTAACTTCACAGGCAAGGGCCTTTTTTGCAAAACCGGAAAGCAATACATTCATATCTGCCGGAGCGCTTATTGTTAACAATATATTCTTAGAGACTATTGGAAACATTTTCATTTACCTAAACAAGCCATCTATCCCATCCAGACTTTTCAGGAATGAACAGGATGCTGTAAAGTGGCTAAAGACATTTCTGTAA
- a CDS encoding STAS/SEC14 domain-containing protein codes for MSSSYKDENVELFFKDAILFGIYQPPVVTLDVAQKAVKQRLTFSEGKTYRVLIDIRRIKSVTAEARKFLAEPYCFDGISIAAIVVNNIFQETIGNIYIYLSKHPVPLKLFRSEKDAMNWLKE; via the coding sequence ATGAGTAGCAGTTATAAAGATGAGAATGTAGAATTGTTTTTTAAAGATGCTATTCTGTTCGGTATTTACCAGCCTCCTGTTGTAACATTGGATGTGGCTCAAAAAGCTGTTAAACAAAGATTAACGTTTTCTGAAGGTAAAACCTACCGTGTTTTAATTGATATCAGAAGAATAAAATCCGTTACTGCAGAAGCAAGAAAATTTCTGGCAGAACCGTATTGTTTTGATGGAATATCCATTGCGGCTATTGTTGTGAATAATATTTTTCAGGAAACGATCGGGAATATTTACATTTATCTAAGCAAGCATCCTGTTCCGTTAAAACTTTTTCGCAGTGAAAAAGATGCAATGAATTGGTTGAAGGAATGA
- a CDS encoding Crp/Fnr family transcriptional regulator has translation MKDILAGLFNQEISIGPKSFLIEAGETSDRFYYLKKGIVRFWHMSNDKETTTQLLFEGKSFTSIESFLFNEPSIFNIETIDACELTYITKADFDAFLTAHADLKDAVYHKIIHNVVLNSRRIYSLMTTKPEERYCELVKTYPELISKVPQHIIASYLGITTVSLSRIKSRTTKDE, from the coding sequence ATGAAAGATATTCTAGCCGGACTTTTCAACCAGGAAATCAGTATAGGACCCAAAAGTTTCCTGATTGAAGCAGGTGAAACATCTGACAGGTTCTATTACTTAAAAAAAGGAATTGTTCGGTTCTGGCATATGAGCAATGATAAAGAAACGACTACACAACTGCTTTTTGAGGGCAAGTCGTTTACATCCATAGAATCGTTTTTATTTAATGAGCCCAGTATTTTTAATATTGAAACAATTGATGCCTGCGAGCTGACATACATTACAAAAGCAGATTTTGATGCGTTTCTAACAGCACATGCAGATCTGAAAGATGCTGTATACCATAAGATTATCCACAATGTGGTGCTTAATTCCAGAAGAATTTATTCCTTAATGACCACCAAACCCGAAGAGCGTTACTGTGAACTGGTAAAAACATATCCGGAGCTGATCAGCAAAGTACCGCAGCATATTATTGCATCGTACCTGGGCATTACAACGGTATCGTTAAGCAGAATCAAAAGCCGGACAACCAAAGACGAATAA
- a CDS encoding nitroreductase family protein, whose translation MELHTTEKTAREAIEYRRSVRIFQPESLDTEKVKECIRLAALAPNSSNMQLWEFYHITSAEMLRDVSKVCMDQNASKNAKEMVVFVVRKDLWKARAKANAEIRRKLFGSKPFNAYTKREQDAIKYFTKVMPILYMDFFGLLGGLKWLIAQVAGIFRPMYRQLTQSDMRIVAHKSTALACENFMISMAAIGYDTCPMEGLDSLRLKRLLKLPYGAEISMVIACGIRVPEGIYWPQHRIPFEEVYFTK comes from the coding sequence ATGGAACTACATACGACAGAAAAAACCGCACGTGAAGCTATAGAATACCGGCGTTCGGTCCGGATTTTTCAACCCGAATCACTGGATACGGAAAAAGTAAAAGAATGTATCCGGTTGGCAGCGTTGGCACCCAACAGCAGCAACATGCAGCTCTGGGAATTTTATCACATAACATCTGCTGAAATGCTTCGGGATGTGAGTAAGGTTTGCATGGACCAGAATGCGTCCAAAAATGCCAAAGAAATGGTTGTTTTTGTTGTCCGTAAGGATCTTTGGAAAGCGCGTGCAAAAGCAAATGCTGAAATCCGTAGAAAGCTGTTCGGAAGCAAACCTTTTAATGCATATACAAAACGCGAACAGGATGCTATAAAATACTTTACCAAGGTAATGCCGATTTTATATATGGATTTTTTCGGGCTATTGGGAGGTTTAAAATGGCTGATTGCGCAGGTTGCAGGCATTTTCAGGCCCATGTACAGGCAACTTACGCAGTCCGATATGCGGATTGTCGCGCATAAAAGCACGGCATTGGCGTGTGAGAATTTTATGATCAGCATGGCGGCAATCGGCTATGATACATGTCCGATGGAAGGCCTGGATTCGTTGCGGTTAAAGCGTCTGTTAAAGCTGCCATACGGTGCTGAAATCAGTATGGTAATAGCCTGTGGAATCCGTGTGCCGGAGGGAATCTATTGGCCGCAACACAGAATTCCATTTGAAGAAGTGTATTTTACAAAGTGA
- the dinB gene encoding DNA polymerase IV yields the protein MDRSIIHMDLDSFFVSVELLRRPELKGKPLIIGGSSERGVVASCSYEARKFGIHSAMSSQKAKKLCPEAIFVRGDMQEYSKYSKIVRQIIHDKAPVYEQASIDEFYLDITGMDRFFGILKWTTELRETIIKESGLPISCGLSVNKVVSKIATGLSKPNGLLYVPAGTEKAFLAPLPIEKIPMVGKKTTEILHQAGIFDIGTLSNTPAVQIEKLLGQHGQGLWKRANGIDLSPVEPYSERKSISTETTFGEDSTNVPMLHATLLQMVEELCFSLRKKNFLTGCLTVKIKYSNFEKETRQCSFSYTSSDDVLMQKITGLFDALYNKRKHVRLIGVKLSNLVHGNYQISLFEDSEKNQNLYAAMDAIRTKFGQDAVKRAIGKKTGQGK from the coding sequence ATGGATCGTTCAATCATACACATGGATCTGGATTCGTTTTTTGTTTCCGTCGAACTTTTACGTCGCCCGGAACTGAAAGGAAAACCCTTGATCATTGGCGGTTCCAGTGAACGTGGTGTGGTTGCTTCCTGCAGTTATGAAGCCCGGAAATTCGGTATTCATTCCGCCATGTCGAGCCAGAAAGCCAAAAAACTTTGTCCGGAGGCTATTTTTGTCCGCGGTGACATGCAGGAATACAGCAAGTATTCAAAGATTGTACGGCAGATCATTCACGATAAAGCGCCTGTGTACGAACAGGCATCCATTGACGAATTTTACCTGGATATTACCGGCATGGATCGTTTTTTCGGCATTTTAAAATGGACAACCGAACTGCGTGAAACCATCATTAAAGAATCCGGTTTACCGATCTCCTGCGGATTATCTGTTAACAAAGTTGTTTCTAAAATAGCCACCGGCTTATCAAAACCAAATGGCTTGTTATATGTTCCGGCCGGAACAGAAAAAGCATTCCTCGCTCCTTTACCGATTGAAAAAATTCCTATGGTTGGTAAAAAGACCACAGAGATTTTACATCAGGCAGGTATTTTCGATATCGGAACATTAAGCAATACACCTGCTGTACAAATAGAAAAACTGCTCGGCCAGCACGGGCAAGGCCTCTGGAAACGTGCAAACGGTATTGATCTTTCACCTGTTGAACCATATTCCGAACGCAAATCCATTTCCACAGAAACAACCTTTGGCGAAGACAGCACCAATGTTCCCATGCTGCACGCCACCTTGTTACAAATGGTTGAAGAGCTGTGTTTTTCACTCCGGAAAAAGAATTTCTTAACCGGCTGTTTAACCGTTAAAATCAAATATTCAAACTTTGAAAAAGAAACCCGGCAATGTTCTTTTTCTTATACCTCTTCAGATGATGTGCTTATGCAAAAGATCACAGGCCTGTTTGATGCGCTGTACAATAAACGCAAACATGTCCGGCTTATCGGTGTAAAGCTGAGCAACCTGGTACATGGAAATTATCAGATCAGTCTGTTCGAAGATTCTGAAAAAAATCAGAATCTCTACGCCGCCATGGATGCGATCCGAACTAAATTCGGTCAGGATGCTGTTAAAAGAGCAATAGGTAAAAAAACCGGACAGGGCAAATGA
- a CDS encoding exonuclease domain-containing protein: MMYSIIDIETTGGHASGNRIIEIAIYKFDGEKITDTYQTLINPERRIPVFITSLTGIDTEMVADAPVFADVAREITDFTRDSVFVAHNVNFDYTFVKKELQALNMPYNLPKLCTVRLSRKIFPGLPSYSLGNLCGSLGIDVQNRHRAAGDAEATVRLLNKLLLNDTEGFIPKSLKKNSKETLLPANLPREQFDALPETFGVYYFHDHKGKVIYVGKANNIKKRVISHFSGKQQNQKSQQFMQAIYGLSYEVCGSELLSLLLESHEIKKYFPVYNSIQKFGEKNYGIYQYEDNAGFIRLSIAKVNKLQHPLISFRYISEARTFLLEKVRTFQLCHRRSGLQTAPCSDVELCTACKGTTRSTAYNVKMKRALATFEHPDHSYIIKQPGRTRDEYAVIVVEAGRYLGYAYIPADLSGSTIEELKPFVNRHPDNRDIQKILAMHQRKSMVIAV; this comes from the coding sequence ATGATGTATTCGATCATTGATATTGAAACAACCGGCGGACATGCTTCGGGAAACCGGATCATTGAGATTGCAATCTATAAGTTTGATGGAGAAAAAATAACCGATACTTATCAGACGCTGATCAATCCGGAGCGTCGCATTCCTGTATTTATAACTTCCTTAACAGGCATTGATACTGAAATGGTAGCCGATGCCCCGGTCTTTGCAGATGTTGCACGGGAAATCACAGACTTTACCAGAGACAGTGTTTTTGTTGCACATAATGTCAATTTCGATTATACGTTCGTAAAGAAAGAACTGCAGGCACTTAACATGCCATACAATCTGCCGAAACTGTGTACCGTTCGTTTGAGCCGGAAAATTTTCCCCGGACTACCCTCCTACAGTCTTGGTAATCTATGCGGCAGCCTGGGTATTGATGTACAGAACAGACACCGCGCGGCAGGTGATGCAGAAGCAACGGTGAGGCTTCTGAATAAACTATTATTAAATGATACAGAAGGATTTATACCAAAGTCTTTAAAGAAAAATTCGAAGGAAACGTTACTGCCTGCAAACCTGCCGCGCGAGCAGTTTGATGCACTGCCGGAAACGTTTGGTGTGTATTATTTTCACGATCATAAAGGCAAAGTGATCTATGTAGGCAAAGCCAATAACATCAAAAAACGTGTCATCAGCCACTTTTCCGGCAAACAGCAGAATCAGAAAAGCCAGCAGTTTATGCAGGCCATATACGGACTGAGTTATGAAGTATGCGGCAGCGAGTTATTGTCTTTGCTGCTGGAATCCCATGAGATCAAAAAATATTTCCCGGTCTATAACAGCATTCAGAAATTCGGCGAAAAGAATTACGGCATTTATCAGTATGAAGATAATGCCGGTTTCATCCGCTTATCCATCGCCAAAGTAAACAAACTTCAGCACCCGCTTATTTCTTTCAGATACATCAGCGAAGCACGTACATTTCTGTTGGAAAAAGTGCGCACGTTTCAATTGTGTCACCGCCGCAGCGGTTTACAGACTGCTCCCTGTTCAGACGTTGAATTGTGTACCGCCTGTAAAGGCACAACAAGAAGCACCGCGTATAATGTAAAGATGAAACGCGCCCTGGCAACGTTTGAGCATCCGGATCACAGTTACATCATTAAACAGCCGGGCCGCACACGAGATGAATATGCGGTAATTGTTGTTGAAGCAGGCCGTTACCTGGGCTATGCCTACATACCAGCTGATCTGTCAGGATCAACTATTGAGGAACTGAAACCTTTTGTTAACCGCCATCCGGATAACCGCGACATCCAGAAGATTTTAGCCATGCATCAACGGAAAAGTATGGTTATTGCTGTTTAG
- a CDS encoding tetratricopeptide repeat protein, translating to MSRFLTFFLIVFSYALQAQVASLTNAILYRNDGNLIKAKEEIDKAVVNEKTIGMPKTWFYTGLIYKDLYQATPTDLAALTTSTAAFKKVFELEKPAGEFSKKSQEALEQIWAISINNGVNLYQLENYRQAITDFERAQGIKPGDTTAYVYAFYAANELKDQALLEKYSSALVRLNYASEAVYYIDIESLMDKNLLDSAYTVSKKALTNYPSDIALKTQQTELMVKMNKTQEAIENLKVLSTKNPKDVQLLINIGSQYTNLNDEPHAAEYYQKALAIDSVNFNANYNMAVFSLRKANEISKQIVVSDNNLKKSFKAIPTVATDPLRQNLQKELAVSTKYYNRAVLGAKDEEAKKNVKTLQDNITSFEDQFLK from the coding sequence ATGAGTCGTTTTCTCACGTTCTTTTTGATTGTTTTTTCTTATGCATTACAGGCGCAGGTTGCATCCTTAACCAACGCCATTTTGTACCGCAACGATGGTAATCTTATAAAAGCCAAAGAAGAAATTGACAAAGCTGTTGTCAATGAAAAAACGATTGGCATGCCGAAGACCTGGTTTTACACCGGTTTAATCTATAAAGATCTTTATCAGGCAACCCCCACAGATCTTGCTGCACTTACAACGTCTACCGCTGCATTTAAAAAAGTATTTGAACTGGAAAAACCGGCAGGGGAGTTCAGTAAAAAATCTCAGGAAGCATTGGAACAGATCTGGGCAATATCCATCAATAACGGTGTGAATTTATATCAGCTTGAAAATTACCGTCAGGCTATTACAGATTTTGAACGTGCGCAAGGCATTAAGCCAGGCGATACAACAGCGTATGTGTATGCTTTTTATGCAGCCAATGAACTGAAAGATCAGGCACTGTTAGAGAAATATTCTTCCGCATTGGTTCGGTTAAACTATGCCAGCGAAGCTGTTTACTATATTGATATTGAATCGTTAATGGATAAAAATTTATTGGATAGTGCATACACGGTTTCTAAAAAAGCATTAACCAACTATCCATCCGACATTGCATTAAAAACACAGCAAACCGAATTGATGGTGAAGATGAATAAAACACAGGAGGCAATCGAAAACCTGAAAGTGCTTTCAACTAAAAATCCAAAAGATGTACAGCTGTTAATTAATATCGGTTCGCAGTATACCAATCTCAATGATGAACCACATGCGGCTGAATATTATCAAAAGGCCTTAGCTATTGATTCTGTGAATTTCAATGCGAATTATAATATGGCGGTTTTCAGTTTGCGCAAGGCTAATGAAATTTCAAAGCAGATTGTGGTGAGTGACAACAACCTTAAAAAATCATTTAAAGCAATACCAACTGTTGCAACAGATCCGCTTCGCCAGAATCTTCAAAAGGAATTAGCCGTTTCTACTAAATATTATAACCGTGCCGTGTTAGGTGCAAAAGATGAAGAAGCGAAGAAAAATGTAAAAACGCTTCAGGATAATATTACATCTTTTGAAGATCAGTTTTTGAAATAA
- the gyrA gene encoding DNA gyrase subunit A — MSDQPISGGTNIIPINIEDEMRGAYIDYSMSVIVSRALPDVRDGLKPVHRRVLYGMEDLGVHYNKAYKKSARIVGEVLGKYHPHGDSSVYDTMVRMAQEWSLRYPMVDGQGNFGSVDGDSPAAMRYTEARLKRIAEEMLSDINKDTVDFQPNFDDSLQEPSVLPSKVPNLLINGSSGIAVGMATNMAPHNITEVIDGVIAFIDNNDITIPELMVHVKGPDFPTGATIYGYQGIRSAFETGRGRIVLRSRSTIETTSTGKEQIIVSEIPYMVNKAAMIEKIAAMVNEKKIEGISDIRDESDREGMRIVFDLKRDAIANVVLNNLFKYSQLQSSFSVNNVCLVKGRPMTLNLKEMIMYFVEHRHEVVTRRTQFELNEAEKRAHILQGYLIALDHLDEVIKLIRESRDPEAARIGLMTNFGMSEIQAKAVLDLRLQRLTGMERDKIIKEYEEIMALINRLKEILASKELRMEIIKQELDEMKERYGDKRRSDIVHASDDINIEDMIPEEQMVITISHEGYIKRTALSEYRTQGRGGVGSKGAGSKESDFTEHLFVASTHNYLLFFTEYGKVFWLKVYEIPEGGKTTKGRAIQNVIQIEPGDKVRTVINVKTLTDDDYINNNYLVMCTEQGVIKKTTLEAYSRPRSGGINAITIHEGDRLLDVKMTSGSDELVIALRSGRAIRFNESKVRPMGRTAAGVKGVTLAHDKDVVVGLVAVSSPDTTLLVVSEKGYGKRSDIEDYRVTNRGGKGVKTLNISEKTGDLVSILGVNDQYQIMIINKSGITIRMAVSDLRVMGRATQGVRLIKIQDGDSIASVAKFEFTDIIDEEGGELAKPDLGDVIVAEEGAADEAEDETEEDAAEDSTEESPE, encoded by the coding sequence ATGTCGGATCAACCTATTTCAGGCGGTACAAACATCATCCCAATAAATATTGAGGATGAAATGAGAGGTGCTTACATCGATTATTCCATGTCTGTAATTGTTTCAAGAGCATTACCGGATGTACGCGATGGTTTAAAGCCAGTTCACCGCCGGGTGTTATATGGAATGGAAGATTTAGGTGTACATTACAATAAAGCCTATAAAAAATCTGCCAGAATTGTCGGAGAGGTATTGGGTAAGTATCATCCGCACGGTGACTCATCTGTATACGATACCATGGTTCGTATGGCTCAGGAATGGTCGCTGCGCTATCCAATGGTCGACGGACAGGGGAACTTCGGTTCTGTCGATGGTGATTCGCCCGCTGCCATGCGTTATACCGAAGCTCGTTTAAAGCGTATCGCCGAAGAAATGCTTTCGGACATCAATAAAGATACGGTTGATTTCCAGCCCAACTTTGATGACTCGTTACAGGAGCCATCTGTACTTCCTTCAAAAGTTCCCAATTTATTAATAAACGGTTCTTCCGGTATTGCCGTTGGTATGGCTACCAACATGGCGCCCCATAACATCACAGAAGTGATTGACGGTGTGATCGCGTTTATTGACAACAACGATATTACCATTCCTGAACTGATGGTGCATGTAAAAGGTCCGGATTTCCCGACCGGTGCAACCATTTACGGTTACCAGGGCATACGTTCTGCGTTCGAAACAGGCAGAGGCCGTATCGTACTCCGTTCCCGCTCAACCATTGAAACAACATCTACCGGAAAAGAACAGATCATCGTTTCTGAAATTCCATATATGGTGAACAAAGCTGCCATGATTGAAAAGATCGCAGCGATGGTGAACGAAAAGAAAATCGAAGGCATCAGCGATATCCGTGATGAATCGGATAGAGAAGGGATGCGTATCGTATTCGATCTGAAAAGAGATGCAATCGCAAACGTTGTACTGAACAACTTATTTAAATATTCTCAGCTGCAGTCTTCTTTCAGTGTAAACAACGTGTGTCTGGTTAAAGGACGCCCGATGACCCTGAACCTGAAAGAAATGATTATGTATTTCGTTGAACACCGTCACGAGGTTGTTACACGCCGTACACAATTCGAATTGAATGAAGCGGAAAAAAGAGCCCACATTTTACAGGGTTACTTAATCGCGTTAGATCACCTGGATGAAGTAATTAAGCTGATCCGTGAATCCCGTGATCCGGAAGCAGCCCGTATCGGTTTGATGACAAACTTCGGTATGTCTGAGATTCAGGCGAAAGCGGTACTTGACTTAAGGCTGCAACGTCTTACAGGCATGGAGCGCGACAAGATCATTAAGGAATATGAAGAGATCATGGCGCTGATCAACCGGTTGAAAGAAATCCTTGCGAGTAAAGAACTTCGCATGGAGATCATCAAACAGGAACTGGACGAAATGAAGGAACGCTACGGAGATAAACGCAGATCTGACATTGTTCACGCTTCTGATGATATCAATATTGAAGATATGATTCCGGAAGAGCAAATGGTAATCACGATTTCTCATGAAGGATACATTAAACGTACTGCTCTGTCTGAATACAGAACACAAGGCAGAGGCGGCGTTGGCTCTAAAGGAGCAGGTTCAAAAGAATCTGACTTTACAGAACATTTATTTGTAGCATCTACTCATAATTATTTATTGTTCTTTACAGAATACGGTAAAGTATTCTGGTTAAAAGTATACGAAATCCCTGAAGGAGGCAAGACTACAAAAGGCCGTGCGATTCAGAACGTTATTCAGATTGAACCAGGTGATAAAGTACGTACCGTAATTAATGTTAAAACATTAACAGACGACGATTATATCAATAACAATTACCTTGTTATGTGTACCGAACAAGGTGTGATTAAGAAAACAACACTTGAAGCGTATTCAAGACCACGTTCCGGCGGTATCAATGCCATTACCATCCACGAAGGTGACCGTTTGCTGGATGTGAAAATGACATCAGGCAGCGATGAATTGGTCATTGCACTTCGTTCAGGCAGAGCCATCCGTTTCAACGAAAGCAAAGTTCGTCCGATGGGAAGAACAGCAGCAGGTGTGAAAGGGGTAACACTGGCACACGATAAAGATGTGGTTGTTGGTCTGGTTGCCGTAAGTTCTCCGGATACTACTTTGCTGGTCGTTTCAGAAAAAGGGTACGGAAAACGCTCGGATATAGAAGATTACCGTGTAACAAACAGAGGGGGCAAAGGTGTGAAAACATTGAACATCTCTGAAAAAACCGGTGACCTTGTCAGTATTCTTGGTGTGAACGATCAGTATCAGATCATGATCATCAATAAATCCGGTATTACAATCCGTATGGCTGTATCCGATCTGCGTGTAATGGGCAGAGCAACGCAAGGTGTTCGTCTGATCAAAATTCAGGATGGAGACTCTATTGCTTCTGTAGCGAAGTTCGAATTTACGGATATTATCGATGAAGAAGGTGGTGAATTAGCGAAACCGGATCTGGGAGACGTGATCGTTGCCGAAGAAGGTGCTGCAGACGAGGCTGAGGATGAAACAGAAGAAGATGCTGCGGAAGATTCTACCGAAGAATCACCTGAATAA